The Humulus lupulus chromosome 4, drHumLupu1.1, whole genome shotgun sequence genome has a window encoding:
- the LOC133832274 gene encoding uncharacterized protein LOC133832274 — protein sequence MEPLQKEGQKIAQLDIEEIEVEASFWNSALICVVIGANPPLPVFEGFINRMWGKFGIDRIERMNSGYTMVKFRDEATPDMILEAGVIHFDRKPVILRPWAIDIENLKSIKSVPVWIRLPDLGLQYWGTKCLSALVSTIGKPIMIDKVTKDQSMIKFARILVDMEISETLPKFINYINERGQVMDQLIDYEWLPTKCSNCKKLGHTTSSCKQLEGLVWRRKEVPVADADNNSKPADSERKDNNKITVTDQVVSVEELQSQRREFQKEKDWTTPKKLGTMKIKSPDVGQISKNAFSVLQEQQQFLHDPSPLLNLNG from the coding sequence ATGGAACCTCTCCAGAAAGAAGGTCAAAAGATAGCTCAGCTGGATATTGAGGAGATAGAGGTTGAAGCATCATTCTGGAATTCGGCTCTGATCTGTGTTGTCATTGGGGCTAATCCACCATTGCCAGTTTTTGAAGGTTTCATCAATAGGATGTGGGGAAAATTTGGGATTGATCGAATAGAACGGATGAACTCTGGGTATACAATGGTCAAGTTCAGAGATGAAGCTACACCCGATATGATTTTAGAAGCAGGGGTTATCCATTTTGATAGGAAGCCTGTAATCTTGAGACCATGGGCGATAGACATTGAAAATCTGAAATCGATCAAATCGGTACCTGTTTGGATTCGTCTGCCTGATCTGGGTTTACAGTATTGGGGTACCAAATGTTTAAGTGCATTGGTTAGTACCATTGGTAAACCAATTATGATTGATAAAGTCACAAAGGATCAATCGATGATTAAATTTGCTCGAATCTTGGTAGATATGGAAATTTCTGAAACTCTTCCAAAGTTCATCAATTACATCAATGAGAGAGGCCAAGTTATGGATCAACTGATAGATTACGAGTGGCTGCCTACAAAGTGTTCTAACTGTAAAAAGTTAGGACATACAACATCCTCTTGCAAGCAATTAGAAGGTCTGGTTTGGAGGAGAAAGGAGGTCCCAGTAGCTGATGCCGATAACAACTCTAAGCCTGCTGACTCAGAAAGAAAGGACAACAACAAGATAACTGTTACAGATCAGGTGGTTTCAGTAGAGGAACTGCAGTCCCAGAGGAGGGAATTTCAGAAGGAGAAAGATTGGACTACACCGAAAAAATTAGGAACCATGAAGATAAAATCCCCTGATGTTGGTCAGATTTCCAAAAATGCATTTAGTGTTCTCCAAGAACAGCAACAGTTTCTTCATGATCCCTCTCCGCTTTTGAATTTGAATGGATAA